The Lactuca sativa cultivar Salinas chromosome 2, Lsat_Salinas_v11, whole genome shotgun sequence genome includes the window ctatcaaacgacccctaaaTAATTCAATAAGAATGTGATTTGAGGAATTTAATACCCTCTCTTCCTAGAAAAATGTGTTTCGTttttaaatgatttgttaataataatatacatTAATTCAAGAGCAATCCTCAAAAAAAGttataatattttggttattgatTAAAAACAGGGTAATCTTCAAAAATGTCTCAATAGTTTTATCAAATTAACGAGAAAATACCGGATACTAGCTAAATCGGTGAAACCAACAAAAAAGGGTTATTCAGAAGCATTAGATGGTAATCCGTcattttttgtaaaaaataataatttgagATTAAACCTTAAATTGActcaaaatattgagactttatcggagttttctctaaaagaaatatacttaaaatattttttttggtgTTAAGTATAATGTAATGAGTTGGAGATGATGTAGTGTTTATACTATCTTTTACTTTGTAattataagtataatgtaaaAGATAGTGTTAAGAGTTGGAGATGGTTTAATATGAATAAATAATCACTTCAGTATCAAAAATAcataaatttgtattttttttttacgaTCAACTAAGTATAGTATACTTGTAATATGCATAAACGAAGAGGGAATCAAATATAAGATTGTCTTCTCAAAATTTAAAGAGAAAATGCATTATTGAAGGGAACAAATAGAAGTAAAGAATTTCGTGTTGAGTTCCTATTTGTGATAATGAGTGGATATCGTATATAAGCCAACTTTTTTGACATTAAAAAACATAGATAACTCACGCGATACCTGAATACCGTGTGAACAACATGTTTCGTGGACCGGGGCAAACTATCCTTGAAGGGAAGCATGTGTCACTTAAGAGTTGAATTAAGTAAACCTTTTATGTTCATTTATGTTTGTTTAACATCTTAATGAACATAAACAAATCAAGAACAATAGGGTGAGTTGTCAAATATTAAATTCATACATTATTATCTGAAGCCAAAACCTTATAAAAACACACGTTCCTTGCACATTGAAAATTCATACATTATTCTAAACAATCCAAACTTAAATTGAGACACTAATTCCCTACACATTCAAGCTTGAAAATCCACACATCATCCTATCACTATCATAAGAATGAATATTATAACCAAACACACCAAAGTAACCATCATTCAACTACCAAGTCAAATTCTACCTTTTTTCACAACTAGAAATTCAACTAGACTTTCCTTTTTCACAGCTACAATTTCAACTCCAGTTTCCTCTTGGAAACCTTCATCATCAACTTTAGAGCATTCCATAAATTTATCTTTGTACTACTTGTTGGGTAATGTTGAGTCGATCCAAAAAATATATTTGTAATCCGTATCTTCATCATACATGTTAGAAAACTAAAACCATTAAAGCCTAAAACATAACTAACAAATGCAAAATTTACTTCCTTCACCACAAAAATAGGGTTTGTAAAATTATAGATGGATTTAATCTATCTGCAATTTGatgattatttttataatttggaGGTTTTTTAACTATTTTCTACAAAGTAATTAACGGTTTTGGctatatttataattttctcaTTAATAAATAGTAaagtaaataagaaaaaaaacaaataggaaggataaaaatatcatttcaaaCACATTCAATTTTAAAATAGACTAAAAAggcaacaaaaaaaattattttggacCCAATCTACAAGTCCTAATTTTTTACAAACCAATGGGCAAAATTTGTAATTTTTTCTAAGTTATAAGATATATATTACAGTTATCGTAAAAAAATATAGGTATGTTTGTTATtgtaaaaagataaaataaaaatatttttattagggAAAATTAAAATATAGTGAAAACTTTACTAATCTTGATCCCGGTTAAAGTATTTTTGATGGTGAACCGAAGTAATATACTTCAGACTTGGACACCAGTTTCCGAAAAATGGGAGATGCTGTCTTCAACCCGGTGTCCATGTTTTCACTTGATCAATTCTATTTTCTCTTCAAACTCCAATTTCAAAGCTTTAAGGCACATCATAAGATCTCAGACTAGATGTCTTCATAATCAAAGTGACCCACAAAGCTtgtctaatgctttttataatcaTCATAATTTCCAATCTCAACATAACCCAAGTTCACTTCTTTCGTCGGTAATAAGGTCAATAACCTTATGCGCTTCAATACCCATTTGCCGGTTGATCCATTCGAGAGTTGTTAAGTGTTTAAACTACAACGACGGATTCATTGGTGACAGACTGGTGTCACTCTATGCGAGATTAGGAAGTATCAAGGATGCACACCACCTGTTTGATGAAATTCCTAACAAGGATTTGGTATCCTGGAACTCGATTATTTCCGTTTTTTGTCAAAAAGGGGAAGTAAGTTTAAGCTTAAACGCTTTCTATAGAATGCGACATGAGTATGAAATGAACCCAAATGAGAtaactctcatttccttgattcCAGCTTGTGAAATTCTGGAAGGTAGTTACCTTCATGGTTTTGCTGTAAAAAATGGCTTATTATCCGAAACAAAAGTCTTGAATTCTCTTATCAACATGTATGGCAAAATCGGTCATTTGAATATGGCTTCTAAATTATTTGACACAATCAAGTCGCCAAATTTGGTCTCATGGAATTCGATTATCAATGTTCATATTCAAAGTGGGCTTATGGAGGATAGTATTTCATATTTTAACTCAATGCGTAGAGTTTCCATTTACCCTGATCAAGCTACAATTGTTACAATACTTCACGGTTGTGCCGATATAGGTGTTGGAAAACTAGTAGACGCATTTCATGGTAATATTTTACGCTCCGGATTAGATAAAAATATTCCAATTTTGACCACATTGTTGACCGTGTACGCGAAATCCGGAAGATTATCGGATTCATACGAACTCTTTAAACAAATGAAAAATCCCGATACGATCGCGTGGACTGCTATGCTTGCGGGATACGCGATCCACGGGTATGGAAAACAAGCGATCGAGCATTTCAATCACATGATCCAAAAAGGTCTAAAACCGGATCATGTCACTTTCACTCATTTGTTAAGTGCGTGTAGTCATTCGGGCCTTGTAAATGAAGGACAACATTTTTTTAACATCATGTCTAGTGTTTATGGAATTGAACCTCGGTTAGATCATTACTCTTGCATGGTTGACCTTTTTGGTAGGTCCGGGCGTTTGAAAGACGCGCGTGTTTTAATCGATTGCATGCCAATGGAGCCCAATTCGGGTGTTTGGGGAGCACTTTTAAACGGGTGTAAAGTTTATAACAACATTGAGCTTGGTGAAGAAACTGCAAGAAAGTTATTTACATTAAGCCCCTTGGATTCTAGAAATTACATTATGCTATCGAGTATGTACtcgagagcgggtcgttggggcGATTTTTCAAAAGTTCGGGGATTAATGAAATCGAAAAATCTTGTAAGAACTGCGGGGTGTAGTTTTATTGAACACGAGCATAAAGTTTATCGGTTTGTTGTGAGTGATAAATCACACATGGATTTTATGCGTATTTACAATAAGTTAGATGAAGTTATGGGGAAAATTCGGGAAGTGGGGTATACGTTGAATAAGGAGTTTGTCTTGCATGATGTTGAAGAAGTTAAAGATGATATGGTTGGGGAACATAGTGAGAAGTTGGCTATTGCATTTGGTTTGTTGGTGTGTAATGAGAAAATGCCGATTGTGATTATGAAGAATTTGAGGATTTGTGGTGATTGTCATAACATGGCGAAGTTTGTGTCGCTTGTGGAAAAGCGTGAGATTATTATTCGTGATACGAAGCGGTTTCATCATTTTGCTCATGGGTTATGCTCTTGTGGAGATTATTggtaatctttcattttaattaatgttTAAGAGAATGACGCATTTGTTGGGGGAAATTGAAGGAAAACATAAGCAAGAGAAATTTTGTAAAAAATAGGACTTAATTTGGGGAATGCTGGttggataaatgatgtttaaaatgCATACTTGAGGAGAGATATTATGATGTTGTAGGTTGTAATCTAGAATAAAAATGCATACTTATACTAAGAGGATGCTCTCTTTTACTTTCATATTAAACAAGATAGAGCATACAAAGACCAAAGTACACTATAACAACAACACTTGCTATACTTGGTTACTTATATACATACAAATCTATAACTACCATCTAATTTACCATCATACCATTAGCATTACACGAGTTTATaaacattttcattttcttttacaTACTAttatacaacacataacataaaatatgaaaaaaaaaatcaaagacttCCATAATCAATGCAAACTTGGAGTGACCCAAATGGGAGGAGGCCATCTTCTTCCATTGTAGAACTTTCTTGGATAACATGGCAAACCTACAACACAACCATCTTCCAAATCATAAACACCCAAATCATGATCACCATTAGCACCATCATAATTCCACTCCGAATAATCATCTGTGAAATAAATTTGATTCCCTTTACACCCTTGAAAATCAGAAGCACGAAAAGCCATTGATGAATTCTCCCCAACAAACAAAGCCCATTCATCCAATTTACTCAAACTCTCCCACTTTGGTCCGTTTAAAACCAGCttataaaccctaaattcagtCGTTTTGTAAAAAATATCAAGTTGATGCTGATCAACATCGAATCCAAGCTCTAAATATCGTGTCACCAACAATAATTCATCATCTAAATTAACTAAATACTGCATATCACCACCAACTTGTAATGGTGTTTGGATAAAAGAAACATTGGGTAAACTCTGGGAAACATCACACACTGCAATTGTTCCATATTTACTCACAGCATAAAAACACCCATTGTGATAAACAGCATCTTCACTGTAAGATTGTGCATTATCGATAAATTTCCAAAAGCTATCACCTTTTTTGCAATAAGCAAGATCACCTGTTTGGTTGAGAATCGCAAGGGCAAAGTAATCGGAATGGGAATCAGAAGGACTGGAAGAAAACACCACTTTCTTGATGAAAGAATCACGCATTTCTTTCAAACTGCAGGTGTAAGCATCACCTTCTGATGTCTTGAGAGTGTATTCTCTTCCTATATCATAGAAATTGAACTTTGTAACATTGGGAAACGAAGATAAAGGTGGAAGGTGGTGTTTAACTCGTGTTAATGGATTTATAAGGAAAACTGCTGGGGTTTCTTCGAGGATTACAAGCCAACCATGAGAGGATCCACATCGGCGACGAATGTTAGAAGCTTCTGGAAGACTCAGGCGGTAGGTTTTGTTATCGGAAAGGCTGAAAAACGCTCGGAGATGAGATTGGCGATTCTGATTATTGGTTTGAGGAAGCATTAGCCATGGGAGTTGACAGGGGAGATGTTTTGGGGTTTTAGAAGTTGACTTTCGCCAATTCGAACAAACAGCTCTAAAACGTACGTAATCCTTGTGAACTTTGAGTTTTTTCGCAATTGATTCGATCAATTCCGGTTGTAATTCCGACCAATCCACCAATATCGACATTTTTCTCGACGTATATCTCCTTTTTCTCAAGGGTTTTCCATTCCTTCTCCCCTGAAGAAAGGGGAAAGTAATCAAAATCAGTTTCCTCCACCGGGCTTCCTTTGCAGATATGAATTGAAGACAACACAAGCGGCAGAGATGCAATTCTCCACGGCGACGTAAATCAAAACAACTAGGCGTGCCGTGATGAAACTAAAAATCGATCATGGACTGAAAAAACTCGAAGAAATTTTGAGGATGAAAGAAGAGTGTTTGAACAAGATCAAGGGATTCAGCATGAAAAAAGGTGCCCCACACTGATTTCACCCTGTGTTTCTCTTCGATAAGAGTTCTTGTCGGTTGAGACAAGAGGGGATATCTTATGGATAGATTATATTGCAGGAAATCTCTATATACCAAATCATCGTAACACATAATTCGAGCTAGGCTTTAAATAGGAAATTACAAAGATGTCCTTTTTTTTTCCCTGGGGTTAGTCATTTTAGCCCCTTAACTATTTTAGTGAACCGGCTCGCAGACAATTTGTCTTTTAATCCCTTTTATATGTTTATcttttgggaaaatgacttaaaggGTAAAGGGTAACGAAGTTCGAATAATGTAAAAAAAGATCATTGtcttttttttaatatacaaaatACAATTGAATGGGCTATTAAAGGTAACCATCGGGTTACTCGGTTTCCAAAATATTCAAAAATATTATTGTTGTTCTTTTAGTATAAAAATTACCATTAAAGTATATTATTTATACACGGAATACCAACGAAGTATAGACATGTTCAAATAAAACTCTGTGGTAACCAGATACTTCAGGTAAATGGACTGCACTTTTTGTTAACTTCATTGTTGTCCGATTATGTAGATCACAGTCACCGAAGATCATGCACCGTCATATCAGTTCACAATAGTTGTGCAATCTCTTTTATTCCCTCACTCGATTGTTCTTGTTAGCTAAACATTTTTGCTTCCTGATCGCATTATATGCCTCAAACTTAAAACATATATACCTTATATAGATACCCATATAATAAATACATCAATGTTAGTCGTTCATTAGTGTTGTGGCACAAAAGAGACACAAAGGAGAAATGACAGTGACATTATATCATGAGAATTCCTAAATATGGTTGTAGAGAGTAGGAGTTGTATTCAATTCTCCGAGACCATAGAGAGATGAATGGTCATGAACACTCAGCGTCATGAGGCTGATTTGATGATGATATGTTGTCAAAGTAAAGAGAGAAACATATATGTTAGAGCGCTTAAACGACTTGCATCCTAATTGATGGTTTCTTAGTTATGTATTTTTCTATTATTATATTTAGATACAAACTGATCGAGTGAGGGAATGAAAGATAGTACATAACTTGAGTGAACCGGTACGAAAGTGAATAATCTCCGATGATCATGTTCTACATAATCTTAAAACAATGAAGTTAATAAAAGGTGTTCTGAAAAACAACAATGATATATTTTTTTGAACATTTTGCAAACTTCAATGACATTTTATGTACTAAAATATGTACTTCGTTGATATTCTGTGTACAAATGGTATACGGTATTTTTTGTACTAAAACACCAATGGTAGTTTTTGAACATTTTAGAAACTCCGTTACCTTTTTAGTTAATTTTTCCGTTAAAATAACCGGTTATCACAAGGTTTTATTTGAACACATATGTATTTTGTTGATATTCTATGTATAAAGGATATACTTTAATggtattttatataattaaaaaaggacaatgtttttttattttaaatacttTGTTacctttttaaatcattttcatttttcccttttatttgtttttagtagATGGTGGTTTTAGG containing:
- the LOC111889522 gene encoding pentatricopeptide repeat-containing protein At5g40410, mitochondrial gives rise to the protein MLSSTRCPCFHLINSIFSSNSNFKALRHIIRSQTRCLHNQSDPQSLSNAFYNHHNFQSQHNPSSLLSSVIRSITLCASIPICRLIHSRVVKCLNYNDGFIGDRLVSLYARLGSIKDAHHLFDEIPNKDLVSWNSIISVFCQKGEVSLSLNAFYRMRHEYEMNPNEITLISLIPACEILEGSYLHGFAVKNGLLSETKVLNSLINMYGKIGHLNMASKLFDTIKSPNLVSWNSIINVHIQSGLMEDSISYFNSMRRVSIYPDQATIVTILHGCADIGVGKLVDAFHGNILRSGLDKNIPILTTLLTVYAKSGRLSDSYELFKQMKNPDTIAWTAMLAGYAIHGYGKQAIEHFNHMIQKGLKPDHVTFTHLLSACSHSGLVNEGQHFFNIMSSVYGIEPRLDHYSCMVDLFGRSGRLKDARVLIDCMPMEPNSGVWGALLNGCKVYNNIELGEETARKLFTLSPLDSRNYIMLSSMYSRAGRWGDFSKVRGLMKSKNLVRTAGCSFIEHEHKVYRFVVSDKSHMDFMRIYNKLDEVMGKIREVGYTLNKEFVLHDVEEVKDDMVGEHSEKLAIAFGLLVCNEKMPIVIMKNLRICGDCHNMAKFVSLVEKREIIIRDTKRFHHFAHGLCSCGDYW
- the LOC111889523 gene encoding F-box protein SKIP23; this translates as MSILVDWSELQPELIESIAKKLKVHKDYVRFRAVCSNWRKSTSKTPKHLPCQLPWLMLPQTNNQNRQSHLRAFFSLSDNKTYRLSLPEASNIRRRCGSSHGWLVILEETPAVFLINPLTRVKHHLPPLSSFPNVTKFNFYDIGREYTLKTSEGDAYTCSLKEMRDSFIKKVVFSSSPSDSHSDYFALAILNQTGDLAYCKKGDSFWKFIDNAQSYSEDAVYHNGCFYAVSKYGTIAVCDVSQSLPNVSFIQTPLQVGGDMQYLVNLDDELLLVTRYLELGFDVDQHQLDIFYKTTEFRVYKLVLNGPKWESLSKLDEWALFVGENSSMAFRASDFQGCKGNQIYFTDDYSEWNYDGANGDHDLGVYDLEDGCVVGLPCYPRKFYNGRRWPPPIWVTPSLH